One Lysinibacillus sp. OF-1 DNA segment encodes these proteins:
- a CDS encoding GNAT family N-acetyltransferase, which translates to MIDIREIKTIEQLEQVQQLEFDVWGMPAIPLHQTLTAVKNGGIVVGAYQEDKLVGFSYGFSGFRQGKSYLCSHMLGIDEKYRSLGIGEKLKYKQRAIAIDRGYDLMVWTFDPLETRNAYLNLSKLKGICYTYIENCYGEMQDGLNKGLPSDRFEVSWHLTSDYVVNNTVIEVANAIPVASCELTKQGLLCLKITENLKFTEDFYTLPVPKDFQALKVQNPSLALDWRFKTRNILKQLFSAGYTAILLQQQEYFNEYVLVKKAALNLEGVN; encoded by the coding sequence ATGATAGATATTAGGGAAATCAAAACAATAGAACAACTTGAGCAAGTTCAGCAATTAGAGTTTGATGTGTGGGGAATGCCTGCTATTCCTCTCCACCAAACGCTTACAGCAGTGAAAAATGGGGGCATCGTTGTAGGAGCCTATCAAGAAGATAAATTAGTTGGTTTTAGTTATGGTTTTTCGGGTTTTCGACAAGGCAAAAGCTATCTATGCTCTCATATGTTAGGGATTGATGAAAAATATCGATCCCTTGGCATAGGTGAAAAGTTAAAGTACAAACAGCGAGCAATTGCTATTGATCGAGGCTATGATTTAATGGTGTGGACATTTGACCCCCTTGAAACCCGGAATGCTTATCTTAATCTATCTAAATTAAAAGGTATTTGTTATACCTATATTGAAAATTGCTACGGTGAAATGCAGGATGGCTTAAATAAAGGGCTTCCTTCTGATCGATTTGAGGTAAGCTGGCATTTAACTTCAGATTATGTGGTGAACAATACTGTAATAGAAGTAGCAAATGCAATACCTGTGGCAAGCTGTGAACTTACAAAGCAAGGTTTATTATGCTTAAAAATAACTGAAAATTTAAAATTTACTGAAGATTTTTATACGCTACCTGTACCTAAGGACTTTCAAGCTTTAAAAGTACAAAATCCTAGCTTAGCATTGGATTGGCGTTTCAAAACAAGAAATATACTAAAGCAGCTATTTTCAGCAGGCTATACCGCTATTCTATTGCAACAACAAGAATACTTTAACGAATATGTTTTAGTGAAAAAAGCAGCTTTAAATTTGGAAGGGGTAAATTAA